One stretch of Paramormyrops kingsleyae isolate MSU_618 chromosome 4, PKINGS_0.4, whole genome shotgun sequence DNA includes these proteins:
- the ndufv2 gene encoding NADH dehydrogenase [ubiquinone] flavoprotein 2, mitochondrial yields MFLSSAVRVAVSRTARQIRGLHGSAVRSGAGGALFVHRDTPENNPDTPFEFTEENLKRIDAIVKMYPEGHKAAATLPVLDLAQRQHGWLPISAMNKVAELLGVPPMRVYEVATFYTMYQRKPVGKYHIQICTTTPCMLCNSDSILEAIQNKLGIKVGETTPDKMFTLIEVECLGACVNAPMVQINDNYYEDLKPQDIEQIIDELKAGRVPPPGPRGGRFSCEPAGGLTSLTEPPPGPGFGVRADL; encoded by the exons ATGTTTCTTTCTTCTGCAGTCCGAGTTGCCGTCTCTCGTACG GCCAGGCAAATTCGAGGCCTGCATGGGTCAGCCGTCCGCTCAGGAGCTGGGGGAGCTCTCTTTGTG CACAGGGACACTCCAGAAAACAACCCAGACACCCCCTTTGAATTCACTGAGGAGAATCTCAAG AGAATAGACGCCATCGTGAAGATGTACCCAGAAGGACACAAAGCCGCAGCTACGCTCCCTGTGCTAGACTTGGCCCAGAGGCAGCATGGCTGGCTGCCCATCTCTGCCATGAACAAG GTTGCTGAGCTGCTTGGGGTCCCTCCCATGCGAGTGTACGAGGTCGCCACCTTCTACACCATGTATCAGCGCAAGCCTGTGGGGAAGTATCACATCCAGATCTGCACCACAACACCTTGCATGTTGTGCAACTCGGACAGCATCCTCGAAGCCATCCAGAACAAGCTTG GCATTAAAGTTGGGGAAACCACACCAGATAAGATGTTCACACTGATAGAGGTAGAATGTCTTGGTGCTTGTGTCAACGCTCCAATGGTCCAGATCAATGACAACTACTAT GAGGACCTCAAACCCCAGGACATCGAGCAGATCATTGATGAGTTGAAAGCTGGAAGAGTCCCACCACCAGGCCCAAG gGGTGGTCGTTTTTCTTGTGAACCAGCTGGAGGCCTGACCTCTCTAACTGAACCCCCCCCTGGCCCTGGATTTGGAGTGAGAGCTGATCTGTAA
- the acss2l gene encoding acyl-CoA synthetase short chain family member 2 like, with the protein MVLPGSQEKVFQPPKDLQKDAHIPDFKTYLRLYKKSTEDPEVFWKEVAEGFYWKTPPTGQILQYNFDMTKGSIYVKFMEGAKTNVCYNVLDRNILEKNLGERVAFYWEGNSPDHHLSITYNSLLAQVCKCANVLRHMGVEKGERVAIYLPMIPELVYTMLACARIGAVHSIVFAGFSSESLCERILDAQCSFLVTADGVYRGEKLINLKQIADEALSRCRLKDMFTVKKCMVVRHHGLRTVNGGPSEALQSPWDVEFDVWWDEVMETASETCEPEWMDAEDPLFILYTSGSTGKPKAIVHTTAGYLLYTALTFKYVFDHRPNDVYWCTADIGWITGHSYITYGPLANGATSVLFEGVPVYPHVGRYWEIIEKYGVTTFYTAPTAIRLLMKFGKEPLQRYNLGCLRILGTVGEPINPEAWLWYHQVVGQERCPVMDTFWQTETGGHVLTPLPAAISLKPGSATLPFFGVQPAILNEQGEELEGEAEGHLVFRTPWPGIMRTIYGNPERFQNTYFKEFPGFYVTGDGCRRDKDGYYWITGRIDDMLNVSGHLLSTAEVEGALTEHQSVAEAAVVSRPHAVKGECLYCFITLKDGVVFSHTLTEELKRQVREKIGPIATPDFMQNAPGLPKTRSGKIMRRILRQIARNEKDLGDLSTMADPKVVEVLFSQRCEMAF; encoded by the exons ATGGTGCTTCCCGGATCTCAAGAGAAGGTGTTCCAGCCTCCAAAAGACTTACAAAAGGATGCACATATACCGGACTTTAAAACATATCTCAGACTATACAAGAAATCCACTGAGGACCCAGAAG TATTCTGGAAAGAAGTTGCTGAGGGTTTCTATTGGAAGACGCCCCCAACAGGACAGATCCTGCAGTATAATTTTGACATGACAAAAGGGAGTATTTATGTGAAATTCATGGAAGGCGCAAAAACCAACGTGTGCTACAATGTCCTCGACCGAAATATCCTGGAGAAGAACCTTGGTGAAAGGGTGGCATTCTACTG GGAAGGAAACTCACCTGATCACCATCTTTCCATCACTTACAATTCACTGCTGGCACAAGTGTGCAAGTGCGCCAATGTCCTCAGGCACATGG GTGTTGAGAAAGGAGAGCGTGTTGCTATCTACTTACCCATGATTCCGGAGCTGGTGTACACGATGCTGGCCTGTGCCCGTATAGGGGCGGTTCACTCCATAGTG TTTGCAGGGTTCTCCTCTGAGTCCCTCTGTGAGCGGATTCTGGACGCCCAGTGCTCCTTCTTGGTGACGGCCG ATGGCGTGTACAGAGGCGAGAAGCTGATCAACCTGAAGCAGATTGCAGACGAGGCGCTGAGCCGCTGCAGGCTGAA AGACATGTTCACAGTGAAGAAGTGCATGGTGGTGAGACACCACGGCCTGCGCACGGTGAACGGGGGTCCCTCTGAGGCTTTGCAG AGCCCCTGGGATGTGGAGTTTGATGTGTGGTGGGATGAAGTCATGGAAACCGCATCTGAGACATGTGAGCCAGAGTGGATGGATGCTGAGGACCCGCTCTTTATTCTGTACACTAGTGGATCCACAGGAAAGCCCAAGGCAA TTGTCCACACCACTGCTGGATATCTACTTTATACAGCGCTGACATTTAAGTACGTCTTTGACCATCGGCCCAATGACGTGTACTGGTGCACCGCAGACATTGGCTGGATCACTGGGCACTCTTACATCACCTATGGACCACTGGCTAACGGGGCCACCAGCGTGCTT TTCGAGGGGGTGCCTGTTTATCCCCACGTGGGAAGGTACTGGGAGATCATCGAGAAATATGGCGTGACCACCTTCTACACTGCGCCCACAGCCATTCGCCTGCTCATGAAGTTTGGGAAGGAGCCCCTCCAGCG GTACAACCTGGGCTGCCTGCGAATCCTGGGCACAGTGGGAGAGCCCATCAACCCGGAGGCCTGGCTGTGGTACCACCAGGTGGTCGGCCAGGAGAGGTGCCCCGTCATGGACACATTCTGGCAGACGGAGACA GGGGGGCACGTCCTGACGCCCCTGCCAGCTGCCATCTCCTTGAAGCCCGGCTCCGCG ACTTTGCCCTTCTTTGGAGTGCAGCCAGCCATTCTGAACGAGCAGGGAGAAGAGCTGGAGGGAGAGGCGGAGGGACACCTC GTCTTCCGGACGCCCTGGCCCGGCATCATGCGTACCATCTACGGGAACCCGGAGCGCTTCCAGAACACGTACTTCAAGGAGTTCCCGGGCTTCTATGTGACTGGGGATG GCTGCAGGCGGGACAAGGATGGGTACTACTGGATCACGGGCCGGATCGATGACATGCTGAACGTGTCTG GGCACCTGCTGAGCACAGCAGAGGTGGAGGGCGCACTGACGGAGCACCAGTCTGTGGCGGAGGCGGCCGTGGTGAGCAGGCCACATGCGGTCAAAGGGGAGTGTCTCTACTGTTTCATCACGCTGAAGGATGGCGTGGTGTTTAGCCACACACTGACTGAGGAGCTGAAGAGACAAG TGAGAGAAAAAATCGGACCAATAGCAACGCCGGACTTCATGCAGAATGCCCCAGGACTACCAAAGACTCGCTCAG GGAAGATAATGCGGCGGATCCTCAGGCAAATCGCTCGTAATGAGAAGGACCTCGGAGACCTTTCCACCATGGCGGACCCCAAGGTGGTGGAGGTCCTGTTCAGCCAGCGGTGTGAGATGGCCTTCTGA